One window from the genome of Spirosoma rhododendri encodes:
- the nirD gene encoding nitrite reductase small subunit NirD translates to MTTEFETPETVSWHVAAPVSAFPADGGACVKIDGRQIAVFNFSHTGEWYACQNMCPHKMQMILSRGLIGDQQGEPKVACPYHKKTFSLCTGENLNGDSYRIETYPVRVDAGMVYVGL, encoded by the coding sequence ATGACAACCGAATTTGAAACACCAGAAACCGTAAGCTGGCACGTAGCGGCTCCGGTCAGCGCGTTCCCCGCCGATGGGGGTGCCTGCGTGAAGATCGACGGTCGGCAGATTGCCGTCTTCAACTTCAGCCACACCGGCGAGTGGTATGCCTGCCAGAATATGTGCCCCCACAAAATGCAGATGATCCTGTCGCGGGGGCTGATCGGCGATCAGCAGGGCGAACCAAAAGTGGCCTGCCCGTACCACAAAAAGACGTTCTCGCTCTGCACGGGCGAAAACCTCAACGGCGACAGCTACCGCATCGAGACCTACCCCGTCCGGGTCGACGCGGGTATGGTGTACGTCGGTTTGTAA
- a CDS encoding sensor histidine kinase, producing the protein MVTTQFTQRYMLALLVVAGLTIFGQVLVHRQLDQQTSDSYVVNYAGRQRYQSQQIVKDALLMTGQAIPASSLQALAHLQRQVLARWERYHTELMSGQLTDLGLTVSNSDRVQTLFRQIDPDFRTIRDQAHRLLDLTSRPVRDRAAEQATLQTMLTHDTLFLARMDAIVRQYSREATDKVERLRTIENWLLFVTLFVLVLEALLIFMPAVQMIRQAVDQLTAAQQKTERANEALQHTNQSLKLTQQQLLRETSLRHKRQLAEQRMRLSAVVQGQEDERRRLSRELHDGIGQMLTGAKLLSENIRSVDQLKPADQTNFGKLRTLLIRIIQETRHSSNNLMPPVLSDFGLLAALRQLTESQREQTGTNVVFQSKLIDARRSDIRFNPAVEIGLYRIAQEAVNNAAKHAGASRVTISLNRRADQLQLCISDDGCGFHYPTPVSTSRSQGLHNMRERSQLLDGTFRLVTQPQAGTVIQVSIPVSVADHAAMHSISSIC; encoded by the coding sequence ATGGTTACGACGCAGTTCACCCAACGGTACATGCTGGCCCTATTGGTGGTAGCCGGTCTGACTATTTTTGGCCAGGTGCTGGTGCACCGCCAGCTCGATCAGCAAACCAGCGATTCGTACGTCGTCAACTACGCGGGTCGGCAGCGGTATCAGAGTCAGCAGATCGTGAAAGATGCACTGCTGATGACCGGTCAGGCTATACCCGCCAGTTCGTTGCAGGCGCTGGCCCACCTGCAACGGCAGGTGCTGGCCCGCTGGGAACGGTACCATACCGAACTGATGAGCGGGCAACTGACAGACCTGGGTTTGACGGTGTCCAACAGCGACCGCGTTCAAACGTTGTTCCGGCAAATTGATCCGGATTTCCGGACCATCCGGGATCAGGCCCACCGCCTGCTCGACCTGACCAGTCGCCCCGTACGCGACAGAGCGGCCGAACAGGCGACTCTACAGACGATGCTGACCCACGACACTTTGTTTCTGGCCCGCATGGACGCCATTGTACGGCAGTATAGCCGCGAAGCAACCGACAAAGTTGAACGGCTGCGTACCATCGAAAACTGGCTGCTGTTCGTCACTTTATTCGTACTGGTACTTGAAGCCCTGCTGATCTTTATGCCAGCCGTGCAGATGATTCGCCAGGCAGTCGATCAGCTAACAGCAGCCCAACAAAAGACCGAACGGGCCAATGAAGCCCTGCAACACACGAATCAATCGCTGAAACTGACGCAGCAACAACTCCTGCGCGAAACGTCTCTTCGCCATAAACGGCAGCTTGCCGAGCAGCGGATGCGGCTATCGGCGGTAGTGCAGGGGCAGGAAGATGAACGTCGGCGGCTGTCGCGTGAACTGCACGACGGCATCGGGCAGATGCTGACCGGGGCCAAGCTACTCTCCGAAAACATCCGCTCCGTCGATCAGCTGAAACCCGCCGATCAAACCAATTTCGGCAAGCTAAGAACGTTGCTGATCCGTATTATTCAGGAAACCCGGCACTCATCAAACAACCTGATGCCGCCCGTACTGAGCGATTTTGGTCTGCTGGCGGCCCTGCGCCAACTGACAGAAAGCCAACGTGAGCAGACAGGCACGAACGTAGTTTTCCAGTCGAAACTAATCGACGCCCGGCGGAGCGACATACGCTTCAATCCGGCCGTTGAGATTGGCCTGTACCGCATTGCGCAGGAAGCGGTCAACAATGCCGCCAAACACGCCGGGGCCAGCCGGGTAACGATCAGCCTGAACCGGCGCGCCGATCAATTGCAGCTCTGCATCAGCGACGACGGCTGCGGCTTTCATTACCCGACCCCCGTAAGCACCAGCCGTTCGCAGGGATTACACAACATGCGGGAGCGATCACAACTGCTGGATGGTACGTTTCGGCTGGTTACTCAACCGCAGGCAGGTACGGTAATTCAGGTGAGTATTCCCGTAAGTGTGGCCGACCACGCGGCAATGCACTCTATATCATCGATTTGCTGA
- a CDS encoding alginate export family protein, with the protein MKLFIRSKTILSFCGLVVLTAPTVTAQFTFSGQLRTRTEYRNGQGTLLREGDSPAFFTSQRTRISAGYSGYRIKAFATVQDVRVWGQDASTINRTTNADLNGLMLHEAWGEVSLLDTNQTKLGKEFALKVGRQELVYDDVRLLGNLDWLQQGRRHDMALLKWGNNGWMLHGGVAYNQNREMKAGTVYNGVPTTYSAGTNGIGTDYKSLQFVYLGRKFFAGNFSLLAIKDDFSQYTTTPASGTVAATTTYSDATWSRVTAGAYVNAQFKKLGVKAEAYYQGGKYRDGRDLSATFYSLVLSYATSRRTTLLGGIDHSSGNDPSNTTGTSHRFDPLYGTPHKHWGYMDYFYVADGFGTGGLSDLYLKLRYKPLDRFTLSFDAHQFTSTNPIMGLDKVEMNKPSFGQEYDLIGQYAVTKQIGLEGGYCMFNATDALAAAKSVATPKKTATWAYLMVNLRF; encoded by the coding sequence ATGAAATTATTCATACGTAGCAAAACTATTCTAAGTTTTTGCGGCCTGGTGGTTCTCACAGCACCCACCGTAACTGCCCAATTTACATTCAGTGGCCAACTCCGCACCCGGACGGAATACCGGAACGGACAGGGCACACTGCTCAGGGAAGGCGATAGTCCGGCCTTTTTCACCTCACAACGCACCCGCATCAGCGCGGGTTATTCAGGCTATCGGATCAAGGCGTTCGCCACCGTGCAGGACGTGCGCGTTTGGGGACAGGATGCATCGACCATCAACCGAACGACCAACGCCGATCTGAACGGCCTGATGCTCCACGAGGCCTGGGGCGAGGTCAGCCTGCTGGACACCAACCAAACCAAGCTCGGCAAGGAGTTCGCCCTTAAAGTCGGGCGTCAGGAACTGGTCTACGACGATGTGCGGCTGCTGGGCAACCTCGACTGGCTCCAGCAGGGTCGTCGGCACGACATGGCGCTGCTGAAATGGGGCAACAACGGCTGGATGCTCCACGGCGGGGTTGCCTACAACCAGAACCGCGAAATGAAGGCGGGGACGGTGTATAATGGCGTCCCGACTACGTACTCGGCGGGAACCAACGGTATCGGTACCGATTACAAGTCGCTTCAGTTCGTGTATCTGGGTCGTAAGTTTTTCGCGGGCAACTTCTCGCTGCTAGCGATTAAGGACGATTTCAGCCAGTACACCACGACACCCGCCAGCGGCACGGTAGCGGCCACGACGACCTACTCCGACGCTACGTGGAGCCGGGTGACGGCCGGGGCTTATGTCAACGCGCAGTTCAAAAAGCTGGGTGTGAAAGCCGAAGCCTACTACCAGGGCGGTAAGTACCGCGATGGTCGGGATCTGAGCGCGACGTTCTATTCGCTGGTGCTGTCATACGCCACCAGCCGCCGGACAACGCTGCTCGGTGGGATCGACCACAGCAGCGGCAACGACCCCAGCAACACGACCGGCACGAGTCACCGCTTCGACCCGCTCTACGGCACCCCGCACAAGCACTGGGGCTACATGGATTACTTCTACGTCGCCGATGGCTTCGGCACGGGTGGCCTGTCGGACCTGTACCTGAAACTGCGCTACAAACCCCTCGACCGCTTCACGCTGAGCTTCGACGCGCACCAGTTTACGAGCACCAACCCGATTATGGGGCTGGATAAAGTGGAGATGAACAAGCCATCCTTCGGACAGGAATACGACCTCATCGGGCAGTACGCCGTAACGAAGCAGATCGGACTGGAAGGCGGCTACTGTATGTTCAACGCCACCGACGCTCTGGCCGCTGCCAAGAGCGTAGCGACTCCGAAGAAAACAGCTACCTGGGCGTACCTGATGGTCAACCTGCGGTTCTAA
- a CDS encoding CmpA/NrtA family ABC transporter substrate-binding protein gives MKKSTIQFLLSSLAVVATAIGFMAFAPKEEEPIKIGFIPLTDCAPIVMAKELGLYEKYGVNVQLSKEASWANVRDKILTGELSAAHCLYSMPLSVYTGIGGKAGSEMFIAMMLDNNGQAIALSNDFCGKLGFRQTNKVAAAVNAKLKAEKEVTFAITFPGGTHDLWMRNWLAAAGVDQKKVKIITIPPPQMVANMKVGNMDGFCVGEPWPGVAVKQGVGFTEITTQDIWKHHPEKALVANKEFATKDREKLKKVMMAVLEACKWLDNAANRKKAAATIGRGPFVNAPADVIENRMSGTYDLGCNQGQEIYGDDMMQFFRGGQVNYPRKSHAIWALAQYVRFDYLKTPPDYKAIADKLVLQDLYKEVATKMGVKIPNDDMKPFSLTIDKTTFDPNNPSGYLAKK, from the coding sequence ATGAAAAAATCAACTATACAGTTTCTGCTTTCCTCACTGGCGGTCGTTGCCACGGCGATTGGGTTCATGGCCTTCGCGCCCAAAGAAGAGGAACCAATCAAGATCGGGTTTATTCCCCTCACCGACTGCGCGCCGATTGTGATGGCGAAAGAACTGGGCCTCTACGAGAAGTACGGCGTCAACGTACAACTCAGCAAGGAAGCGTCGTGGGCTAACGTCCGCGACAAGATTCTGACCGGCGAACTGAGCGCGGCTCACTGCCTGTATTCGATGCCGCTGTCGGTCTACACCGGGATCGGTGGCAAAGCGGGATCGGAGATGTTTATCGCCATGATGCTCGACAACAATGGGCAGGCCATTGCTCTCTCGAATGATTTCTGCGGCAAGCTGGGCTTCCGGCAAACCAACAAGGTTGCGGCAGCGGTCAACGCCAAGCTGAAAGCCGAGAAAGAAGTGACCTTCGCCATCACCTTCCCCGGCGGTACGCACGACCTCTGGATGCGTAACTGGCTGGCAGCAGCGGGCGTCGATCAGAAGAAAGTAAAGATCATCACGATTCCCCCACCGCAGATGGTCGCTAACATGAAAGTCGGCAATATGGACGGCTTCTGCGTGGGCGAACCCTGGCCGGGTGTGGCGGTGAAGCAGGGCGTTGGTTTCACCGAAATCACGACGCAGGATATCTGGAAGCATCACCCCGAAAAGGCGCTGGTCGCCAACAAGGAATTTGCAACCAAAGACCGCGAGAAGCTGAAGAAGGTGATGATGGCGGTGCTGGAAGCGTGTAAGTGGCTCGACAACGCGGCCAACCGCAAGAAAGCCGCAGCGACAATTGGCCGTGGTCCGTTCGTCAACGCACCCGCCGACGTGATCGAGAACCGTATGAGCGGCACCTACGATCTGGGCTGCAATCAGGGTCAGGAAATCTACGGCGACGACATGATGCAGTTCTTCCGGGGCGGTCAGGTCAACTACCCCCGCAAGTCGCACGCAATCTGGGCACTGGCGCAGTATGTCCGCTTCGACTACCTGAAAACGCCCCCCGACTACAAAGCCATCGCTGATAAGCTGGTGTTGCAGGACCTCTACAAAGAAGTAGCGACGAAGATGGGCGTCAAGATTCCGAACGACGACATGAAGCCTTTCTCACTGACGATTGACAAAACCACGTTCGACCCTAATAACCCATCGGGCTATCTGGCGAAGAAATAA
- the ntrB gene encoding nitrate ABC transporter permease, with amino-acid sequence MEAVSNQAAIALDEAPKSAISDRMSSLADSLKSSLASLGFAALGMLTLVGIWWLVSIVTKNEIPTPAATWEVFKTLLEDPFYDAGPNDKGIGLQLWSSIVRVFTGFGLGSLVAIPLGLLLGANDFCRKVFYPIIQILKPVSPLAWFPIGLMSFQSAEKATIFIIFITSLWPTLINTAFGVASLPQDHKNVAKVFGFSTWQYITKILLPFSLPHIITGLRLSIGVAWLVIVAGEMLSGGVGIGFFVWDSWNALSLEKVISAILIIGIVGLLLDRVFTAIENKVSYAK; translated from the coding sequence ATGGAAGCAGTAAGCAATCAGGCAGCTATCGCGCTGGACGAAGCGCCCAAATCGGCCATCAGCGACCGGATGTCGTCGCTGGCGGATTCGCTGAAATCGTCGCTGGCATCGCTGGGCTTTGCCGCCCTCGGTATGCTCACCCTGGTGGGTATCTGGTGGCTGGTGAGCATCGTCACGAAAAACGAAATCCCAACCCCGGCGGCTACGTGGGAGGTGTTCAAAACACTGCTCGAAGACCCGTTCTACGACGCGGGCCCGAACGACAAGGGCATCGGCCTGCAACTGTGGAGTTCGATTGTGCGGGTGTTTACCGGCTTCGGGCTGGGTTCGCTAGTCGCGATTCCGCTGGGACTGCTGCTGGGCGCCAACGACTTCTGCCGCAAGGTGTTCTATCCCATCATTCAGATTCTGAAGCCGGTATCGCCACTGGCGTGGTTCCCCATCGGGCTGATGTCGTTTCAGTCGGCGGAGAAAGCAACGATCTTCATCATTTTCATTACCTCGCTCTGGCCAACGCTGATCAACACGGCCTTTGGCGTCGCGTCGCTGCCGCAGGATCACAAGAACGTCGCAAAGGTGTTCGGCTTCTCGACATGGCAGTACATCACCAAAATTCTCCTGCCGTTCAGCCTGCCCCACATCATCACGGGGCTGCGGCTGTCGATTGGCGTGGCGTGGCTGGTAATCGTCGCGGGCGAGATGCTGTCGGGCGGAGTCGGTATCGGCTTCTTCGTCTGGGATAGCTGGAACGCCCTGAGCCTGGAAAAAGTCATCTCGGCCATCCTCATCATCGGTATCGTGGGCCTGCTCCTCGACCGGGTCTTCACCGCCATCGAAAACAAGGTGTCATACGCAAAATGA
- a CDS encoding ABC transporter ATP-binding protein produces the protein MSQIQLTNVEIAFTGAKGRFVAVRNVNLTIQKGEIVAIIGHSGCGKSTILNAIAGMNKITGGELLINGQPVKGPGPDRGMVFQHYSLLPWMSVERNIRVAVDSVLKDKSSDEKAEIVQYFLKAVNLEQHRNKLPSEISGGMKQRTAIARAFAINPEILLLDEPFGALDALTKADMHVELLRLWNLDNRQKTIIMITHDIEEAIFLADRIVVMTDGPLATIREIENVTIERPRHKKDVAHSPVYNQIRDRMLDLLVDKMSIAD, from the coding sequence ATGTCTCAGATACAACTCACTAACGTCGAAATAGCCTTCACGGGCGCGAAGGGGCGATTCGTGGCGGTTCGCAACGTCAACCTGACCATACAGAAAGGCGAGATCGTCGCGATTATCGGCCACTCAGGCTGCGGTAAGTCGACTATCCTCAACGCCATCGCCGGGATGAACAAAATCACCGGTGGCGAACTGCTTATCAACGGCCAACCCGTCAAAGGGCCCGGTCCTGACCGGGGCATGGTGTTCCAGCATTATTCGTTACTACCGTGGATGTCGGTTGAACGCAACATCCGCGTGGCCGTCGACTCAGTCCTGAAAGACAAGTCGTCGGACGAGAAGGCCGAGATCGTGCAGTACTTTCTGAAGGCGGTGAACCTCGAACAGCACCGCAACAAGCTGCCGAGCGAAATATCGGGCGGGATGAAGCAGCGGACGGCCATTGCCCGCGCCTTTGCCATCAACCCCGAAATTCTGCTGCTTGATGAGCCATTCGGTGCCCTCGACGCGCTGACAAAGGCCGATATGCACGTCGAGCTGCTGCGGCTCTGGAACCTCGACAACCGGCAGAAAACCATCATCATGATTACGCACGACATCGAAGAAGCCATCTTCCTCGCCGACCGCATCGTGGTGATGACCGACGGTCCGTTGGCTACCATCCGCGAAATCGAGAACGTCACGATTGAACGGCCCCGGCACAAGAAAGACGTGGCTCACTCACCCGTCTACAACCAAATTCGCGACCGTATGCTCGACCTGCTGGTCGACAAAATGTCGATTGCTGACTAA
- the cynS gene encoding cyanase, giving the protein MNKVEMTEAIVVAKAAKGVQWQEIAAVIGRSDVWTTSACLGQNTMSAEEAQQVCDFLGLGPEVVTALQVFPTKGFGPTIPTDPLLYRFFEICFVYGPTIKEIINEKVGDGIMSAIDFTMDIDKVEDPKGDRVKIVMNGKFLGYKKW; this is encoded by the coding sequence ATGAACAAAGTAGAAATGACCGAAGCGATCGTGGTTGCCAAAGCCGCGAAAGGTGTGCAGTGGCAGGAGATAGCGGCCGTGATTGGCCGGTCGGATGTGTGGACCACCTCGGCCTGTCTGGGGCAGAACACCATGTCGGCGGAGGAAGCACAGCAGGTCTGCGATTTTCTGGGGCTAGGCCCGGAGGTTGTTACGGCCTTGCAGGTATTCCCGACCAAAGGCTTCGGCCCGACCATCCCGACCGATCCGCTGCTGTACCGGTTCTTCGAAATCTGCTTCGTCTATGGCCCTACGATCAAGGAGATCATCAACGAAAAAGTGGGCGACGGTATCATGAGCGCCATCGACTTTACGATGGACATCGACAAGGTGGAAGACCCCAAAGGCGACCGCGTCAAGATCGTGATGAACGGCAAATTCCTCGGCTACAAAAAGTGGTAA
- a CDS encoding MFS transporter, translating to MTTGKLTRLNIFSASGIQMRTFHITWMTFFVCFFGWFGIAPLMPIIREDLHLTKPQIGNAIIAAVSITVFARLIVGRLCDTLGPRITYTALLILGSIPVLGIGLAHSYESFLWFRLAIGVIGASFVITQFHTSSMFADNIKGTANAVAGGWGNLGGGVTNMVMPLILGAFVAAGYTKPEAWRLAMLVPGVMLLVMAFVYYRFTKDTPEGNYSEINRAKTPDANPVSFGKAAADWRVWALFLAYGACFGIEITFDGVAALYFTDTFKLDLATAGLLAGVFGFMNIFARALGGIVADKVGAKYGMRGKGILLATMLLLEGLGIMLFSQMPSVALAVAVMLGFAMFLKMANGATYAIVPFVNKRAVGAVSGIVGAGGNVGGVLAGFLFKSESISYGQAFLYIGIAVAVVAMIIAVTRFEKKPVEESVVEFA from the coding sequence ATGACGACCGGCAAGTTAACCAGGCTCAATATCTTCTCAGCATCGGGGATTCAGATGCGCACGTTCCACATCACGTGGATGACGTTTTTCGTTTGTTTCTTCGGCTGGTTCGGCATTGCCCCGCTGATGCCCATCATCCGTGAAGACCTGCACCTGACCAAACCGCAGATCGGTAACGCGATCATCGCGGCCGTGTCGATCACGGTGTTTGCGCGGCTGATCGTCGGGCGGTTATGCGACACGCTCGGCCCCCGGATTACGTACACGGCCCTGCTAATTCTGGGATCGATTCCCGTGCTGGGCATCGGGCTGGCGCATAGCTACGAGTCGTTTCTGTGGTTCCGGCTGGCGATTGGCGTTATCGGCGCGTCGTTCGTCATTACGCAGTTCCACACCTCATCCATGTTTGCCGACAACATCAAAGGCACGGCCAACGCTGTAGCCGGTGGTTGGGGTAACCTCGGCGGGGGCGTCACGAACATGGTGATGCCGCTGATCTTGGGCGCGTTCGTCGCGGCAGGCTACACCAAGCCCGAAGCGTGGCGGCTGGCGATGCTGGTACCGGGCGTAATGCTGCTGGTAATGGCGTTTGTGTATTACCGCTTCACGAAAGACACGCCGGAGGGCAACTATTCGGAGATCAACCGCGCCAAAACCCCGGACGCCAATCCGGTTAGCTTTGGTAAAGCCGCTGCCGACTGGCGCGTGTGGGCTTTGTTTCTGGCCTATGGTGCCTGCTTCGGTATCGAAATCACCTTCGACGGTGTGGCCGCGCTCTACTTCACCGACACCTTCAAACTTGATCTGGCAACGGCGGGTCTGTTGGCGGGTGTGTTTGGCTTTATGAACATTTTCGCCCGTGCGCTCGGCGGTATCGTCGCCGACAAAGTAGGCGCGAAATACGGCATGCGCGGTAAGGGCATTCTGCTGGCAACCATGCTGCTGCTCGAAGGACTGGGTATCATGCTGTTTTCCCAAATGCCCAGCGTCGCGCTGGCAGTAGCGGTAATGCTGGGTTTCGCGATGTTCCTGAAAATGGCCAACGGAGCGACCTACGCCATCGTACCGTTCGTGAACAAGCGGGCGGTAGGTGCTGTCAGCGGTATCGTTGGGGCGGGTGGTAACGTCGGCGGGGTGCTGGCGGGCTTCCTGTTCAAGTCGGAAAGTATCAGCTACGGACAAGCGTTTCTGTACATCGGTATTGCCGTGGCCGTCGTCGCGATGATTATCGCCGTGACGCGCTTCGAGAAAAAGCCGGTGGAGGAATCGGTCGTTGAGTTTGCATAA